CAGCCGGTCCCCCGCCACCCCGCTAAACCCCAGCCCGCCGCTTTCCGGATGCAGCGGCTCCCAGACCGACTCCCAGTACCGCCCGGTTGGGGCGATGGTGTAGGCCTTGTACCCCATCCAGGCCATGGCGGGGTCCCACCGGTAGTCCACCGTGTCCGGCCAGGGAAAATGCCGCCGCAGGGAGAGGTCCTGCAGCAGCGCTGTCCGGCCCGACACCGCCCAGGCGCGGCTGTTCAGAATGCGCAGCGTGGGCATGGGTCCGGAGACCCGAATCTCCACGTGCCCCCCCGTGTCCTCCAGTTCGAGAACCGTCTCCCCGGCGGTGAACCGGGCCATCCCCCCCACTCCCGGCGCCTCCACCCATGCCCCGGACGGGGCCACCCACTCCGCGAAGACATCCCCGCAGACCATCACCACCCGCCCCGCGTCCACCCGCCACACGGGCGGCCGCATCGTGCCGGGTTCCTCCCCGTCCGCGTCTTCCCGCCACACCGGCGCCACGGCGGGCACGGTCCTCTCCGGGCCTTCCCCCGTCCCTGTGACTCGTATCAGGGCCGTGCCATAGGGCTTCATGGTCCATGTAAAGCGGTTTCCCGCCACAGGCGCGCGCCTTCCGCTGACAAAATCCACCGCCTCCGCGTTTTCAGGCAAGGGGAACGTCTCCGCCACAGTAACCGTCCCGCTGACTTCCCTGCCGGATAAATTGGAAAGTCCCACGGCATACTTCGTCCCGTCCAGCACCCGCAGACACCCAAACACGTCCGGGTGATACTCCACGCACTCATAGTCCGCCGCGCCCGACTGGAATTCGGGCAACTGCCTCCGCGCGACAATCATGTCCCGCAGGGCGAAAAAGGAGCCAATCTCCTCCTCCTGGTACAGCATCGGCAAACCGTCCACCATCAGGCAGACCCCAAAGAGCGCGCGGGAGAGTCCCGCGCCGTACCGGAGCATGGTCCGCCCTCTCTCGCAGACCGTGTCATGGTTGTTCAGCGTGCGCAGAATCCGCGCCCCTGGCGGGTGGCTTCCATAGTCGTCGTTGAAAAACCGTGCCAGTGTCTCCGCCATCATCGAGGCATTGTGAACCTGTCCCGGCAATTCGCGGGCAAACATCATCCAGGTGTCATGGCCGTAGCCGACGGGGGTGATGGGAAAATACTCCGCCTGGTCGAAGCTTTCCGGGATGAGCACCGGCTGGACGCCCGCCTCCGCCATGGCGGACTTCATCGCCCCCAGCATCGCCACGGAACCGCCCAGGGTGGAGGCCGAGGCGTGGGGGAGGTTGTGCCAGTTCGGCCCGGAACCATCCGCCACATCCACCCGCGCGCCCGCCATGCCGTACTCCGCCGCCAACTGTTTCAGGGTGTCCCCCATGACCCGCTGCCACTCCGGGGAGGAAAGGTCCATGGCATAACCGCCCCAAGTCCGCAACGGCTCGCCGTTCTGGTCGCGCGTCCACCATCTTTCCAGCGCGAGGCCCTGTTTCGAGTGTCCCCCGTGGGGCACAATCTCCCCGAGAAAGCGGATGCCGTTGGCCTTGAAGGCGCCGCAGAGGGCGTGCAGCCCCGCCTCCCCGCCCAGAATGGGGTCTATCGCGCTGAAATCCAGCGGGTCGTACAGGTTCCAGCCGCCCTCCATGGGGTTTGGCGGGATCTTGTGGGTGTGAATGGACTGGAGCCACACGGCGTTCACCCCCAAGTCCGCGAGCATGGGCATTTGCCCGGCGAGACGCGCAAAGCCGCCCACATCGCTGAACCGCGAGTCAATGTGCCCCCCCGCGTTGCACTCGTACAGCACCATGCCCCCCAGCCAGTCCGGCGCGTCCGTTGCCGCGGTGTTCCCGGCGTGGGCGTGCCATCGGGCCGCCTCGCGGCGGAACACGCGCCGCCAAGCCGCCGGGCTGTCCTCCTCCGGACCCGGCGCCACCCACAGCGCCAGTGACCCCGCCTCGGCTTTGTCCATGGGATTCAAACGCCAGCAGGCGTCAATGCTCAGCGTGACCTCGCCGTTCTCGAAGCGGAGCGAGTAGGCGTCCTTTCCCGGCAGCACCGCATGGGCCAGCACCACCCCCGATTCATGGCCGCCCATCACAAAGTTTCGGTTGACCCACAGGGGAATCCGGTTCGAGAAATTGGGTTTGGCCTTCAGGACGACCTTGGTCAGTTGCCGGTCGGCCATGGAGTGATTCTCATGCACCACCGAGCGCAGCCAGCCCTGCCAGTTTGGTCCGGTGCAGGGTTTCTGGAAAATGATGCTGCTCTGCTTCAGCGTGGAATGCCGCAGGTAAAGCGTGCCGTCCGACCCAAACGGGGCCATAACAGGCCCGTGCATCCCCACCGACCCAATAAAATTTCCCCCATCCACAATAACCTTATGCGGGAGTTCAGTGGTGTGCTCCCAAAAGGGCTCCCACTTCCCGTTGAACGTGGTGTTCGCCGCGATGTTCCCCTCTCCCGTGGCGGACCACTGCAATATAGCGGGTGCCTCCGCGGTGGCGTCCGGGATGGCCTGAACCGCCGCCAAGGTGATAAACGCGATTCCCCAAATCAGTCCCCGCATGGCATGGTCTCCATTGCTTTTAACCGTCATCATGCCGCCCGCCGTGTGCTCTTTTCAATCTGCCTGAAACGCGGAAGGGGCGATTTGCGCGAACAGGCCCGCTTGGTCCACTATGTGAGCGCTGGTCTTGGGTACAGGAACCGGTTGCGAAATCCGGGTGATTGACATGACACAAGCCAAAGGCGCAACCGTTGCCAGTCCCCTTGGCGAATTGAGAAAACAGGAGGGGACTGCCAACGGCGCGGTTCACGACCACGTCACGGAAAAAGTACCCATGTCCGCGATGCTGGCTGTACCCGTCTCCCCGGTTGTGACCAGAAGGTGTAATGTCCCAGACCACCTGTGCCGACATAACAGGGGAAAAGTTGCGCATACATAAGTTATATGATATACTTTCACATAATTAAGCCTGACCACTGACCGAAGACCACTTTCCAAAGGAGATTCCCATGTCCATCACCCCCCATGGCGGCGTTCTTGTCAACCGTTTTCTTGCCCCCTCCGATGTGGACCGGGTGCTTGCCGAGTCCAAGGGCATCCCGTCCATCCAGGTGGACGCCTATGCCGCTTTTGACATTGACGGCATCGCCAAGGGCATTTTCAGCCCTCTGACCGGCTTCATGGGCCCGGAGGAGACGCGCCGCGTGCTGGACCACATGGAACTGCGCCCCGGTGTCCCCTGGACCATCCCGATTCTGCTGGCGGTCACCCCCGCCGTGGCGGAGGGACTGGAAGTCGGCGCGCCGGTGCTCATCCGCGATGACCGGGGCGACGCGGTGGCGGTGCTGCACCTGCGCGAGAAGTTCTCGCTGGACAAGGAGGAGGTGGCGCAAAAGGTCTACCGGACCACGGACGCGGCGCATCCCGGCGTGGCCTACACCTACGGCATGGGCGATGTGTTTCTGGCGGGCGACCTGGACGTGCTGCGCGCCCGCGAAGTGGAGCACCAGGAGTACAACCTTACCCCGGCGCAGACCCGCGCGGCCTTCGAGGAGCGCAAATGGCGGCGCATCGTGGCTTTCCAGACCCGCAACCCCATCCACCGCGCCCACGAGTACCTGACCAAGTGCGCCCTGGAGATGTGCGACGGCCTGCTGATTCACCCGCTGATGGGCACCACCAAGAGCGACGACATCCCCGGCGACGTGCGCATGAAATGCTACAAGGTGCTGCTGGAGAACTACTACCCGCAGGACCATGTGCTGCTCTCCATCATGCCCGTGAACATGCGCTACGCCGGCCCGCGCGAGGCCATCATGCACGCCGTCATCCGCAAGAACTACGGCTGCACCCACTTCATCGTCGGGCGCGACCATGCGGGTGTGGGCAACTACTACGGCACCTACGACGCCCATTACATTTTCGACGAGATTGACCCGGCGGCGCTGGAGATCACCCCGATTTTCTTCGACCACACCTTCTACTCGAAGCGCACCGGCGAAATGGCCAGCAAGAAGACCTGCCCCGGCACGGCGGAGGACCATGTGATGCTCAGCGGCACCAAGGTCCGCGAACTGTTGAAGCGCGGCGAACTCCCCCCCGTCGAGTTCACCCGTCCCGAAGTGGCGAAAGTCCTCATCGAGTGGGCGAAAAACGCCGACTGAGGAGTTGACCAATGGCGGAGGAAAAAGCCCCTTTTCGCCTGAAGATCACCGGCGCCGGCGCGGCGGAGGCGTGGGCCGCGCTCACGGAGCGCCTTGCGGGCATGCCCGGCGGCGCGGTGGTTGAACTGGTCACGGACAGCGCCGGGGCGGCCCCCGATCTCCGGTACGAAATGGACGACTTTGACACACCCGGCTTCGCGGCTGATAAAATGGTGGACTTGCTCGCTGAAATGGGCGCGGTTGACCCGGAGGGCGGCGCCCTCAGCGCGGGGGACGAGGAGGCCATACGGCGGCGTCTCACCGACTTGGGCTATCTTGAATAACCGATAAGAGCCATTCCACATGCTTTTGGGTGTTTGCGCGGTTGACGACTCCTCGCTGCGGGGCGGTTTTCCCGAAGCGGGCGCGCTGGCGTGCCGCTATCTGCTGGGCGCGGTGGCCGCGCTGCGGAACGCCCATGCGGACATCGAGGTCGTCGTCTTTACGGACGGCGCCTCGTCCGCCCTTTTCAAGGATTTCCCGCAGGTGGAGGTGGTCCCCCGCCGCACATTCCTCCTTTCACAGACCTATGCGCGAAACCTGCACCAGGCCGCAAAAAAGGCGCGGGTGGACGTGCTGGTCGCGCCCGCCTCCACCATGCCCTGCGACAAAAGGGCCGACTACGCCCGCATCGCCCTGATTTTCGACCTGCTGCCCTGGCGGGTGAAACGGCGGAACAACGCCGACGCCGCCGAGCACAGCCTGCCGCGGCGGGTTCTGCGCGCCTGCCGTCTTGCCCAGGGCATCGTCTGCCCCTCCCAGGCCGCACAGAAACTCTCCGCGTCCCTGCTTGGCGTGGGGATGGAAAAGATCAGCGTCGCACCGCCGGGGATTAACCCGGTCTTTGACGCGCCGCAGGCGCCGGTGGTGCGCCCCCCCTACGCGCTGCTGCCAATCAACCCCTACACCCTTCACGGGCTCCCCCATCTCGTGGAGGCCCTGAAAAAACGGCCCGAACACTTCCCCCCGACATTGGTGGTTACCGGCCCCGCGCATCCGGACGAGCCTTCGGACTGGGGACGGGACATCATCCGGGTGGAGTCCTGCCCGCCGAACATGACGGCGGCGCTGCTGCAGCACGCGGCGCTCTTCCTCTACCCGGCCCCCTGGGACATGTCGGCCATGCCGGTGCTCGAGGCCATGCGCGCGGGGGTGCCCGTCATCGCGCCGCGCAGCGGGGCAATCCCTGAAATCGCCGGAAACGCCCCCTTTTACTGCGACTCCCAAAACAGCGCATCCATCATCCAGACCATGCGCCGTTTTTGCGAGGAGACCCCGAAAGAGCGGGTCGAGCGTGTAGCCATGGGCAGGGGTTCCTCGCTGGAGTATGTCTGGGAGCGCTGCGCGTGGAAGCTCGTTACGGCGGTCCGGCGCGTCGGTTGATTTTGCCCGCGCCATGCCCCAGAATGGGGGCCATGGCTGTCATCCGGGCAGTTTGGACCCAATAATTCTCAGGTGTCACCATGAGCAGGGATATCGGCAAAATAATTCCCCCTTCCGAAGAGGGTGACCGCCCATCGGCGGACAGGGGATGTTCTTTTGTTGGAATCCCCATCCACCGACTGGCCTTTTGCCTCCTTCTCATTCTTCCCCTGGCCGTTTCCGGTTGCGGACTTGACGACATCGTCCTTCTCGTGGGGAAATGGCAAAACAAGTCCGGATCCGTGGATTTCCGCCTTACCCGATTTGTCATGAAGACCAACTTCTCCGCGGGCGCCTTCACCGTCACCGGGGACTATGAACTCAACACGGGGGTGCAGCCCAAGGCCGTGGACTGCCGTGTGACTAAAATTGAGTACGCCTTTTCCGGGGACACGGCAGCGACGGGTGTCTGGCGGGGCAACCTCTCCCCCAACCAGGCCGAAACCATTTACCGCGACCTGCTGGCGCGGGCCGCCACCGGCGTGGATGTGGCGCAGGCGCAGAAACTGCGGGTGTTCCTAGAGGGTCTGTCCTCGGGAAAAACCGTGCCGGGCATCTACAACATCGAAATCACCTACGGCACCTACCTCCAGTTGGGCTTCAACCGCCCCGGCACCGGTCGCCCCTGGGATATGAACGCCGCCTATGCGCGGGACGACTATTGACCCCCCGCGCCCCCGTTCTTTAATAATGCCCCGTACCCCTCCCGATACGTCGGATACCGAAACACATAGCCCGCCGAACGGATGCGCCCGCCCGAAACCCTGCGGAAGCCCCCGCGCACCGGTTCCGGCAACCCGCTATCCCCGTCCTTCTCCGCCAGGGAAACACCAAGCTCTCCGGCGATCCAGGACAGGAGCAGATTCTTTTCCACGGGCTCCTCGTCCACGAGACAGTACAGGGATTCAGGCGTGTCCAGTCCCGCGAGAAAAGCCAGCCCACCCGCGCAGTCATCCCGGTGGACGAGATTAAGAATGCTCTTGTCCCCCCGCACCGCGGCCATGGTCCCCGCGCGCACCCCGTCCACCAGCCGTGTTCTTCCGGGACCGTATATCCCCCCCAGACGCGTCACGGTCGCTGGGAAGGGGGCATCCCGAAAGACCTTTTCCCCGGCCAGCAGCGCCCTGCCCGAGAAGCGCGCGGGCAGTGTGGGTGAATCCTCGTCCACCCACTCCCCTTCATTCTGGTGGTACACCCCCGTGCTGGAGGTGAAAAATATACGGGAGGGATGCTGTCCGCTTCGCACTAGGGCGGCCATCAGGTTTTCCGGACCGCGAACATAGGCGGCGTCATAGGATTCGGGCGTCATCCCGTCGGCGGCCGCCGTGTAGAAAACCAAGTCCAGGGGCGCATTGGGGAGCGTGACACCGTCCGGACGGGTCAGGTCACCAGCCAGCGGCCTCAACACCGGGGGGAGTCCCTCCGGCCGGCGCCGCAGGGCCCACACGGCATGACCACGCCCGGCGAGCAGCAGCCCGAGGGCGCAGCCCACATACCCGCAACCGGCTATCAGCACATTGGCCATGTCGGTGGCTTTCGCGCGCGGGGTTACCCGTTGACGCGCTGGAACTCGACCATGAAATCACGCAGGGCGCGCACACCCTCGACGGGCATGGCGTTGTAAATAGAGGCGCGGCAGCCGCCCACGGAGCGGTGGCCCTTGAGGGCGTCCAGCCCGGCGGCGGTGGCTTCGGCGATGAAGCGCTTTTCCTGCTCCTCGTCGCCCACCCGGAAGGTGACGTTCATCTTCGACCGGCTGCCCGGCAGGGCGTGGCCCCGATAGAAGCCGCCGCTGGCGTCAATGGCCTCATAGAGCAGCGCGGCCTTTTCCTCGTTGATTTTCTGCATGGCTTCAAGGCCGCCAATTTCATTCCGCAGCCACTTCATGACCAGGCCGATGATGTAGATGGTGAAACTGGCCGGGGTGTTGTAGAGGGAATCGTTCTCCACCGTGACCCTGTAGTCGAGCAGCGGGGGCAGGTTCTCGGGGACGCGCTCCAGCATGTCCGCGCGCAGCACCACCACGGCGGTGCCCGAAGGGCCGACGTTCTTCTGGGCGCCTGCGTAAATCATGCCGTATTTCGCCATGTCCAAAGGCCGCGACAAAAAGTCCGAGGACGCGTCGCAGATAATCGGTTTTCCATTGACCGCCGGTTCCGTCCGGAACTGGATGCCCTGGATGGTCTCGTTCGAGGTGATGTGGACATACTCCGCGCCCGGGTCGAGGTCCAACTCGCTGTCGGCGGGCATGCGCACATAGTTTTCATCCTTCCCGCTCCAAGCCACGCGCGTCTCGCCATAGCGCTTGCCGTCCTTGATGGCCTTCCCCGCCCAGGACCCGACATTCAGGTAGTCCGCCTTTTTGCCCGCGAGGAAGTTCATGGCCAGCATGGTGAACTGCATGGTGGCGCCGCCGGGGGTGAAAAGGACATGGTAGTCGTCGGAAAGGTTCAGGAGGGCCTTCAGGTCCGCCTTGGCCTCGGCGAGGATGCTCAGGAAAGCTTTGGACCGGTGGCTGATTTCCATCACGGACGCCCCGGCGCCTGGATAGGCGAGAAGTTCCTCCTTCACCCGCTCAAGCACGGGAAGGGGCAGCGTGGCGGGGCCGGCCGAAAAATTAAATACACGCTCCGACATGGCTTTTTCTCCTTGGAGGAATTGCGCGGTGTCCGCGCCCGGTTGAGGATACATCCCCGCATCCGCGCCGCAAAAACCGGCGGCGGAGGGCAATCACAAGCTCTTTGCGCGCAAATTATAGCGCATTTCCGGACGCGCCCCCAACTTTCTCACCGGTCCGGAAAGTGGGACAGAACCGCGTTTTATGCTATACTCGCGCCTGTTCCGGGCGGTCCTAGAAACAGGCGCGAGCCTGACCCGCCCTCCCCCAGAAAAATGCAAACGAAGGAGGTTCGGTCAATGGGTCTGAAGATTGTCATGCTGGGCGCGCCCGGCGCGGGAAAAGGCACCCAGGCGGTGCGATTGGCGCAGGAACTGGGTATTCCCCACATTTCCACCGGGGACATTTTCCGCAAGAACCTGCGCGAGGGCACGGAACTTGGCAAGCAGGTGCAGGGATACCTGAACAGCGGCGGACTGGTCCCGGATGAGCTGACCTGTGAGATCGTGGCGGACCGTCTGGCCCAGGAGGACTGCGCCAACGGGTACATCCTGGACGGGTTCCCCCGCTCCATTCCCCAGGCGGAGATGCTGAAGGCGTTCCTTGAAAAGCACGGCGGCGGCATTGACGCGGCCATTAACATTGACGTGCCGGACGAGGAAATCGTCGGGCGGCTCAGCGCGCGCCGCAGCGACCCGGAAACGGGCGCGGTGTACAACCTGCTCTTCAATCCGCCCCCGGCGGAGTTGGCCGACCGCCTCATCCAGCGCGAGGACGACAAGCCTGAGACGGTGCAGTCCCGCCTGGCCACCTACCATGAGACCACGGAGCCCATCATTGAATGGTATGGCAAAGAGGGCGTCCTGAAGAACGTGTCCGGCACCAAGGCCGGTCCCGAAGAGGTGTACGCCCGTGTCATGGAAGTGATCAAGGGCATGTGATTTCACCCGGTTTTGCCGCGGCACACCCCGTGCCGCGGCTTTTTTTGTTTTCCTGCACGAATAAGGGGATACTTAATCCGGTTATCTTGCAAGAGGGTTGGACGGAGACCAACAAGGAGATTTGCGTCATGGACTCTTCAAAAATCCTGAAAATGGTCATTTTTGCGGTCGTGGTACTCCTGGCCTTCCCCTTTGTCATGAAACTCATTCCGGAACCGCTGACCATGGAACGGATTCAGGCCGGATTCGCGGCATCCGGCCTGCCCGTCGCCCAGATGCAGCAGGTGAACCCCACCAATGAGTCGGTGGCCGAACTGGCCGCCATTATCGGCGTGGTCACCTTAAACGTCTACCAGTACAATGACGAGGGAAAAATCGCCCGCTACACGGAATACCAGAAGAAGGACGCGGGCACGGCCATCGTGGAGACATGGAACCTCTCCGAATCACTGGGCGCGGCGCCCCGCAGGGACACACCAAGCAAATACCTGCGCAGGGGAATGTTCCTGGCGGTCGCCACCGGCAATGACGTGGCCATGGTTGACCGCGTCATCGAAGCGTTCAAGGGGCTGTGACCCCAGATTCTCCACGTACCCCAACTGAAACAAGAACCGGCGGAACCTTTCCGGGTCCCGCCGGTTTGTTTTCGGTGTTCGCTTAACTTCGGTCTCAGTCCTCTTCCTCGCCGCTCCGGGTCTTCTCGTAGGCCGTGATGATTTCCTTGGCCACGTGCTCGGGCACCTCGTCATAGTGGCTGAGTTTAAGCTCGTAACTGCCCCGGCCCTGGGTCATGCTGCGCAGGTCCGTCGAGTAGCGGAGAATCTCCGCCTCGGGCACCAGCGCCCGGATGACCTGACGGCCGCCGCCGACAGCGTCCATGCCCAGCAGCCGGCCGCGCCGGCTGTTCAGGTCGCCGCTGATGTCGCC
This genomic interval from Candidatus Hydrogenedentota bacterium contains the following:
- a CDS encoding NAD-dependent epimerase/dehydratase family protein, giving the protein MANVLIAGCGYVGCALGLLLAGRGHAVWALRRRPEGLPPVLRPLAGDLTRPDGVTLPNAPLDLVFYTAAADGMTPESYDAAYVRGPENLMAALVRSGQHPSRIFFTSSTGVYHQNEGEWVDEDSPTLPARFSGRALLAGEKVFRDAPFPATVTRLGGIYGPGRTRLVDGVRAGTMAAVRGDKSILNLVHRDDCAGGLAFLAGLDTPESLYCLVDEEPVEKNLLLSWIAGELGVSLAEKDGDSGLPEPVRGGFRRVSGGRIRSAGYVFRYPTYREGYGALLKNGGAGGQ
- the sat gene encoding sulfate adenylyltransferase — encoded protein: MSITPHGGVLVNRFLAPSDVDRVLAESKGIPSIQVDAYAAFDIDGIAKGIFSPLTGFMGPEETRRVLDHMELRPGVPWTIPILLAVTPAVAEGLEVGAPVLIRDDRGDAVAVLHLREKFSLDKEEVAQKVYRTTDAAHPGVAYTYGMGDVFLAGDLDVLRAREVEHQEYNLTPAQTRAAFEERKWRRIVAFQTRNPIHRAHEYLTKCALEMCDGLLIHPLMGTTKSDDIPGDVRMKCYKVLLENYYPQDHVLLSIMPVNMRYAGPREAIMHAVIRKNYGCTHFIVGRDHAGVGNYYGTYDAHYIFDEIDPAALEITPIFFDHTFYSKRTGEMASKKTCPGTAEDHVMLSGTKVRELLKRGELPPVEFTRPEVAKVLIEWAKNAD
- a CDS encoding adenylate kinase, which gives rise to MKIVMLGAPGAGKGTQAVRLAQELGIPHISTGDIFRKNLREGTELGKQVQGYLNSGGLVPDELTCEIVADRLAQEDCANGYILDGFPRSIPQAEMLKAFLEKHGGGIDAAINIDVPDEEIVGRLSARRSDPETGAVYNLLFNPPPAELADRLIQREDDKPETVQSRLATYHETTEPIIEWYGKEGVLKNVSGTKAGPEEVYARVMEVIKGM
- a CDS encoding glycosyltransferase, with amino-acid sequence MLLGVCAVDDSSLRGGFPEAGALACRYLLGAVAALRNAHADIEVVVFTDGASSALFKDFPQVEVVPRRTFLLSQTYARNLHQAAKKARVDVLVAPASTMPCDKRADYARIALIFDLLPWRVKRRNNADAAEHSLPRRVLRACRLAQGIVCPSQAAQKLSASLLGVGMEKISVAPPGINPVFDAPQAPVVRPPYALLPINPYTLHGLPHLVEALKKRPEHFPPTLVVTGPAHPDEPSDWGRDIIRVESCPPNMTAALLQHAALFLYPAPWDMSAMPVLEAMRAGVPVIAPRSGAIPEIAGNAPFYCDSQNSASIIQTMRRFCEETPKERVERVAMGRGSSLEYVWERCAWKLVTAVRRVG
- the serC gene encoding 3-phosphoserine/phosphohydroxythreonine transaminase, with the protein product MSERVFNFSAGPATLPLPVLERVKEELLAYPGAGASVMEISHRSKAFLSILAEAKADLKALLNLSDDYHVLFTPGGATMQFTMLAMNFLAGKKADYLNVGSWAGKAIKDGKRYGETRVAWSGKDENYVRMPADSELDLDPGAEYVHITSNETIQGIQFRTEPAVNGKPIICDASSDFLSRPLDMAKYGMIYAGAQKNVGPSGTAVVVLRADMLERVPENLPPLLDYRVTVENDSLYNTPASFTIYIIGLVMKWLRNEIGGLEAMQKINEEKAALLYEAIDASGGFYRGHALPGSRSKMNVTFRVGDEEQEKRFIAEATAAGLDALKGHRSVGGCRASIYNAMPVEGVRALRDFMVEFQRVNG